Proteins co-encoded in one Seriola aureovittata isolate HTS-2021-v1 ecotype China chromosome 1, ASM2101889v1, whole genome shotgun sequence genomic window:
- the prc1b gene encoding protein regulator of cytokinesis 1b isoform X2: MRKSEVLAAEAVSCLNKALCHLKDIWEEIGIPEDQRLQRTNVVKNHIKSLLDMMIKEEESLKKRLISSIQTCRTEKEKLCLELQLSVFEEEDGISMLQQEKNIRTQMEALVKEKTQRMQQLKALLEQDQDLCDILCSMPYGIAPDSVPSLEQLENFGQHITNQNQEKAKRHAEFMDLKKQIILYMEELDHIPETSFEKDVVCEVEESFCLSRDNITALKLLVCQLEERKAENEAMCETHREKIQQLWDRLQVPQEEREVFNEHMVASKKRNLEALKAEVQRLEELKLLNIRNVTDAIRSEIAVFWEKCFLSVDQRQAFVPYFSEDFTEELLSLHDAEIQRLKQHYEDHKELFDGVHRWEESWRLFQELEKKATDPTRFTNRGGNLLKEEKQRSELHKSLPKLEKKLKAQIDAWESEQGREFLVSGQKFLQYVEEQWELHRIEKEKEKLERHLKKSKQTEEDMLYGTAVRTPTKRRFLGTTTPNKTRKFNATSSISSGTSNSTMRSVYGGTVCRSPVPRPPLSANKGPASRTPGGSKPPHPRIQSCNKENEAHLKGSPLSGALLTPVSPQRNFSIASVASTYSEFVRDLSQASNTKVQHDVLNSTTTNL; this comes from the exons ATGAGAAAGAG CGAGGTGCTTGCAGCAGAGGCTGTGTCGTGCCTGAATAAAGCACTGTGCCATCTGAAGGACATTTGGGAGGAGATCGGTATCCCCGAGGACCAGAGACTACAGAGAACAAATGTCGTCAAGAACCACATTAAG AGCTTATTAGATATGATGATCAAAGAAGAGGAGTCTCTGAAGAAGAGGCTCATAAGCAGCATTCAGACATGCaggacagaaaaggagaaactCTGCCTGGAGCTTCAGCTATCTGTGTTTGAG GAAGAGGATGGTATTAGCATGCTCCAGCAAGAGAAGAACATCCGCACACAGATGGAGGCTCTGGTAAAGGAGAAGACTCAGCGGATGCAGCAGCTGAAGGCTCTGCTGGAGCAGGACCAGGACCTGTGCGACATCCTGTGCTCCATGCCGTACGGCATCGCGCCCGACTCTGTGCCTTCACTGGAGCAACTGGAGAACTTCGGTCAGCACATCACCAACCAGAACCAAGAGAAG gCAAAGCGACATGCTGAGTTCATGGACCTCAAAAAGCAGATAATCCTGTACATGGAGGAGCTGGACCACATCCCTGAGACCAGTTTCGAGAAGGACGTGGTCTGTGAGGTTGAGGAGTCCTTTTGTCTTTCCAGAGACAATATTACAGCTCTCAAACTGCTCGTGTGTCAG CTGGAGGAACGCAAGGCTGAGAACGAGGCGATGTGCGAGACTCACCGAGAAAAGATCCAGCAGCTGTGGGACCGACTGCAGGTTCcccaagaggagagagaggtctTCAACGAACACATGGTCGCATCCAAGAAGAGGAACCTGGAAGCG ttaaaAGCAGAGGTTCAGCGTCTGGAGGAGCTCAAACTGCTAAACATCCGGAACGTCACGGATGCCATCCGCTCCGAGATCGCTGTATTTTGGGAAAAGTGCTTCCTCAGCGTGGACCAGCGACAGGCTTTTGTGCCATATTTTAGCG AGGATTTTACTGAAGAGCTGTTGAGTCTGCATGATGCTGAGATCCAGCGCTTGAAGCAGCATTATGAGGATCACAAAGAGCTTTTTGACGGAGTTCACCGATGGGAGGAGAGCTGGAGACTCTTCCAAGAGCTGGAG AAAAAAGCCACAGATCCGACAAGATTCACAAACCGAGGAGGGAACCTTctcaaagaggagaaacagaggtcCGAGCTGCATAAAAGCCTTCCCAAG cttgAAAAGAAACTAAAAGCCCAGATTGATGCGTGGGAAAGTGAACAGGGTCGCGAGTTTCTCGTGAGTGGCCAGAAGTTTCTGCAGTATGTGGAGGAGCAGTGGGAGCTGCACCgaatagagaaagagaaggagaaactAGAAAGG CACCTGAAGAAGAGCAAACAGACTGAGGAGGATATGCTGTACGGAACAGCAGTACGAACCCCAACCAAGCGCAGATTCCTGGGCACCACGACACCAAATAAAACACGAAAG TTTAACGCGACTTCCAGTATTTCTAGTGGCACCTCTAACAGCACCATGCGCTCTGTCTATGGTGGAACTGTCTGTCGCTCACCTGTGCCCCGCCCACCTCTCTCAGCAAACAAG GGTCCAGCATCACGGACGCCAGGAGGCAGTAAGCCCCCCCACCCACGAATACAGAGCTGTAACAAGGAGAACGAGGCCCATTTGAAGGGGTCCCCTCTGAGTGGTGCGTTGCTGACCCCCGTTAGTCCACAGCGTAACTTCAGCATAGCCTCTGTTGCCAGCACATATTCAGAGTTTGTG CGAGACCTGTCCCAGGCCTCTAACACCAAGGTCCAGCACGACGTCTTGAACTCTACCACCACCAACCTTTGA
- the prc1b gene encoding protein regulator of cytokinesis 1b isoform X3: MRKSEVLAAEAVSCLNKALCHLKDIWEEIGIPEDQRLQRTNVVKNHIKSLLDMMIKEEESLKKRLISSIQTCRTEKEKLCLELQLSVFEEEDGISMLQQEKNIRTQMEALVKEKTQRMQQLKALLEQDQDLCDILCSMPYGIAPDSVPSLEQLENFGQHITNQNQEKAKRHAEFMDLKKQIILYMEELDHIPETSFEKDVVCEVEESFCLSRDNITALKLLVCQLEERKAENEAMCETHREKIQQLWDRLQVPQEEREVFNEHMVASKKRNLEALKAEVQRLEELKLLNIRNVTDAIRSEIAVFWEKCFLSVDQRQAFVPYFSEDFTEELLSLHDAEIQRLKQHYEDHKELFDGVHRWEESWRLFQELEKKATDPTRFTNRGGNLLKEEKQRSELHKSLPKLEKKLKAQIDAWESEQGREFLVSGQKFLQYVEEQWELHRIEKEKEKLERHLKKSKQTEEDMLYGTAVRTPTKRRFLGTTTPNKTRKGPASRTPGGSKPPHPRIQSCNKENEAHLKGSPLSGALLTPVSPQRNFSIASVASTYSEFVRDLVNTESVQSSETCPRPLTPRSSTTS, encoded by the exons ATGAGAAAGAG CGAGGTGCTTGCAGCAGAGGCTGTGTCGTGCCTGAATAAAGCACTGTGCCATCTGAAGGACATTTGGGAGGAGATCGGTATCCCCGAGGACCAGAGACTACAGAGAACAAATGTCGTCAAGAACCACATTAAG AGCTTATTAGATATGATGATCAAAGAAGAGGAGTCTCTGAAGAAGAGGCTCATAAGCAGCATTCAGACATGCaggacagaaaaggagaaactCTGCCTGGAGCTTCAGCTATCTGTGTTTGAG GAAGAGGATGGTATTAGCATGCTCCAGCAAGAGAAGAACATCCGCACACAGATGGAGGCTCTGGTAAAGGAGAAGACTCAGCGGATGCAGCAGCTGAAGGCTCTGCTGGAGCAGGACCAGGACCTGTGCGACATCCTGTGCTCCATGCCGTACGGCATCGCGCCCGACTCTGTGCCTTCACTGGAGCAACTGGAGAACTTCGGTCAGCACATCACCAACCAGAACCAAGAGAAG gCAAAGCGACATGCTGAGTTCATGGACCTCAAAAAGCAGATAATCCTGTACATGGAGGAGCTGGACCACATCCCTGAGACCAGTTTCGAGAAGGACGTGGTCTGTGAGGTTGAGGAGTCCTTTTGTCTTTCCAGAGACAATATTACAGCTCTCAAACTGCTCGTGTGTCAG CTGGAGGAACGCAAGGCTGAGAACGAGGCGATGTGCGAGACTCACCGAGAAAAGATCCAGCAGCTGTGGGACCGACTGCAGGTTCcccaagaggagagagaggtctTCAACGAACACATGGTCGCATCCAAGAAGAGGAACCTGGAAGCG ttaaaAGCAGAGGTTCAGCGTCTGGAGGAGCTCAAACTGCTAAACATCCGGAACGTCACGGATGCCATCCGCTCCGAGATCGCTGTATTTTGGGAAAAGTGCTTCCTCAGCGTGGACCAGCGACAGGCTTTTGTGCCATATTTTAGCG AGGATTTTACTGAAGAGCTGTTGAGTCTGCATGATGCTGAGATCCAGCGCTTGAAGCAGCATTATGAGGATCACAAAGAGCTTTTTGACGGAGTTCACCGATGGGAGGAGAGCTGGAGACTCTTCCAAGAGCTGGAG AAAAAAGCCACAGATCCGACAAGATTCACAAACCGAGGAGGGAACCTTctcaaagaggagaaacagaggtcCGAGCTGCATAAAAGCCTTCCCAAG cttgAAAAGAAACTAAAAGCCCAGATTGATGCGTGGGAAAGTGAACAGGGTCGCGAGTTTCTCGTGAGTGGCCAGAAGTTTCTGCAGTATGTGGAGGAGCAGTGGGAGCTGCACCgaatagagaaagagaaggagaaactAGAAAGG CACCTGAAGAAGAGCAAACAGACTGAGGAGGATATGCTGTACGGAACAGCAGTACGAACCCCAACCAAGCGCAGATTCCTGGGCACCACGACACCAAATAAAACACGAAAG GGTCCAGCATCACGGACGCCAGGAGGCAGTAAGCCCCCCCACCCACGAATACAGAGCTGTAACAAGGAGAACGAGGCCCATTTGAAGGGGTCCCCTCTGAGTGGTGCGTTGCTGACCCCCGTTAGTCCACAGCGTAACTTCAGCATAGCCTCTGTTGCCAGCACATATTCAGAGTTTGTG agGGACTTGGTCAACACTGAATCTGTTCAGTCAAG CGAGACCTGTCCCAGGCCTCTAACACCAAGGTCCAGCACGACGTCTTGA
- the prc1b gene encoding protein regulator of cytokinesis 1b isoform X5 yields the protein MRKSEVLAAEAVSCLNKALCHLKDIWEEIGIPEDQRLQRTNVVKNHIKSLLDMMIKEEESLKKRLISSIQTCRTEKEKLCLELQLSVFEEEDGISMLQQEKNIRTQMEALVKEKTQRMQQLKALLEQDQDLCDILCSMPYGIAPDSVPSLEQLENFGQHITNQNQEKAKRHAEFMDLKKQIILYMEELDHIPETSFEKDVVCEVEESFCLSRDNITALKLLVCQLEERKAENEAMCETHREKIQQLWDRLQVPQEEREVFNEHMVASKKRNLEALKAEVQRLEELKLLNIRNVTDAIRSEIAVFWEKCFLSVDQRQAFVPYFSEDFTEELLSLHDAEIQRLKQHYEDHKELFDGVHRWEESWRLFQELEKKATDPTRFTNRGGNLLKEEKQRSELHKSLPKLEKKLKAQIDAWESEQGREFLVSGQKFLQYVEEQWELHRIEKEKEKLERHLKKSKQTEEDMLYGTAVRTPTKRRFLGTTTPNKTRKFNATSSISSGTSNSTMRSVYGGTVCRSPVPRPPLSANKGPASRTPGGSKPPHPRIQSCNKENEAHLKGSPLSEGLGQH from the exons ATGAGAAAGAG CGAGGTGCTTGCAGCAGAGGCTGTGTCGTGCCTGAATAAAGCACTGTGCCATCTGAAGGACATTTGGGAGGAGATCGGTATCCCCGAGGACCAGAGACTACAGAGAACAAATGTCGTCAAGAACCACATTAAG AGCTTATTAGATATGATGATCAAAGAAGAGGAGTCTCTGAAGAAGAGGCTCATAAGCAGCATTCAGACATGCaggacagaaaaggagaaactCTGCCTGGAGCTTCAGCTATCTGTGTTTGAG GAAGAGGATGGTATTAGCATGCTCCAGCAAGAGAAGAACATCCGCACACAGATGGAGGCTCTGGTAAAGGAGAAGACTCAGCGGATGCAGCAGCTGAAGGCTCTGCTGGAGCAGGACCAGGACCTGTGCGACATCCTGTGCTCCATGCCGTACGGCATCGCGCCCGACTCTGTGCCTTCACTGGAGCAACTGGAGAACTTCGGTCAGCACATCACCAACCAGAACCAAGAGAAG gCAAAGCGACATGCTGAGTTCATGGACCTCAAAAAGCAGATAATCCTGTACATGGAGGAGCTGGACCACATCCCTGAGACCAGTTTCGAGAAGGACGTGGTCTGTGAGGTTGAGGAGTCCTTTTGTCTTTCCAGAGACAATATTACAGCTCTCAAACTGCTCGTGTGTCAG CTGGAGGAACGCAAGGCTGAGAACGAGGCGATGTGCGAGACTCACCGAGAAAAGATCCAGCAGCTGTGGGACCGACTGCAGGTTCcccaagaggagagagaggtctTCAACGAACACATGGTCGCATCCAAGAAGAGGAACCTGGAAGCG ttaaaAGCAGAGGTTCAGCGTCTGGAGGAGCTCAAACTGCTAAACATCCGGAACGTCACGGATGCCATCCGCTCCGAGATCGCTGTATTTTGGGAAAAGTGCTTCCTCAGCGTGGACCAGCGACAGGCTTTTGTGCCATATTTTAGCG AGGATTTTACTGAAGAGCTGTTGAGTCTGCATGATGCTGAGATCCAGCGCTTGAAGCAGCATTATGAGGATCACAAAGAGCTTTTTGACGGAGTTCACCGATGGGAGGAGAGCTGGAGACTCTTCCAAGAGCTGGAG AAAAAAGCCACAGATCCGACAAGATTCACAAACCGAGGAGGGAACCTTctcaaagaggagaaacagaggtcCGAGCTGCATAAAAGCCTTCCCAAG cttgAAAAGAAACTAAAAGCCCAGATTGATGCGTGGGAAAGTGAACAGGGTCGCGAGTTTCTCGTGAGTGGCCAGAAGTTTCTGCAGTATGTGGAGGAGCAGTGGGAGCTGCACCgaatagagaaagagaaggagaaactAGAAAGG CACCTGAAGAAGAGCAAACAGACTGAGGAGGATATGCTGTACGGAACAGCAGTACGAACCCCAACCAAGCGCAGATTCCTGGGCACCACGACACCAAATAAAACACGAAAG TTTAACGCGACTTCCAGTATTTCTAGTGGCACCTCTAACAGCACCATGCGCTCTGTCTATGGTGGAACTGTCTGTCGCTCACCTGTGCCCCGCCCACCTCTCTCAGCAAACAAG GGTCCAGCATCACGGACGCCAGGAGGCAGTAAGCCCCCCCACCCACGAATACAGAGCTGTAACAAGGAGAACGAGGCCCATTTGAAGGGGTCCCCTCTGAGTG agGGACTTGGTCAACACTGA
- the prc1b gene encoding protein regulator of cytokinesis 1b isoform X1, whose amino-acid sequence MRKSEVLAAEAVSCLNKALCHLKDIWEEIGIPEDQRLQRTNVVKNHIKSLLDMMIKEEESLKKRLISSIQTCRTEKEKLCLELQLSVFEEEDGISMLQQEKNIRTQMEALVKEKTQRMQQLKALLEQDQDLCDILCSMPYGIAPDSVPSLEQLENFGQHITNQNQEKAKRHAEFMDLKKQIILYMEELDHIPETSFEKDVVCEVEESFCLSRDNITALKLLVCQLEERKAENEAMCETHREKIQQLWDRLQVPQEEREVFNEHMVASKKRNLEALKAEVQRLEELKLLNIRNVTDAIRSEIAVFWEKCFLSVDQRQAFVPYFSEDFTEELLSLHDAEIQRLKQHYEDHKELFDGVHRWEESWRLFQELEKKATDPTRFTNRGGNLLKEEKQRSELHKSLPKLEKKLKAQIDAWESEQGREFLVSGQKFLQYVEEQWELHRIEKEKEKLERHLKKSKQTEEDMLYGTAVRTPTKRRFLGTTTPNKTRKFNATSSISSGTSNSTMRSVYGGTVCRSPVPRPPLSANKGPASRTPGGSKPPHPRIQSCNKENEAHLKGSPLSGALLTPVSPQRNFSIASVASTYSEFVRDLVNTESVQSSETCPRPLTPRSSTTS is encoded by the exons ATGAGAAAGAG CGAGGTGCTTGCAGCAGAGGCTGTGTCGTGCCTGAATAAAGCACTGTGCCATCTGAAGGACATTTGGGAGGAGATCGGTATCCCCGAGGACCAGAGACTACAGAGAACAAATGTCGTCAAGAACCACATTAAG AGCTTATTAGATATGATGATCAAAGAAGAGGAGTCTCTGAAGAAGAGGCTCATAAGCAGCATTCAGACATGCaggacagaaaaggagaaactCTGCCTGGAGCTTCAGCTATCTGTGTTTGAG GAAGAGGATGGTATTAGCATGCTCCAGCAAGAGAAGAACATCCGCACACAGATGGAGGCTCTGGTAAAGGAGAAGACTCAGCGGATGCAGCAGCTGAAGGCTCTGCTGGAGCAGGACCAGGACCTGTGCGACATCCTGTGCTCCATGCCGTACGGCATCGCGCCCGACTCTGTGCCTTCACTGGAGCAACTGGAGAACTTCGGTCAGCACATCACCAACCAGAACCAAGAGAAG gCAAAGCGACATGCTGAGTTCATGGACCTCAAAAAGCAGATAATCCTGTACATGGAGGAGCTGGACCACATCCCTGAGACCAGTTTCGAGAAGGACGTGGTCTGTGAGGTTGAGGAGTCCTTTTGTCTTTCCAGAGACAATATTACAGCTCTCAAACTGCTCGTGTGTCAG CTGGAGGAACGCAAGGCTGAGAACGAGGCGATGTGCGAGACTCACCGAGAAAAGATCCAGCAGCTGTGGGACCGACTGCAGGTTCcccaagaggagagagaggtctTCAACGAACACATGGTCGCATCCAAGAAGAGGAACCTGGAAGCG ttaaaAGCAGAGGTTCAGCGTCTGGAGGAGCTCAAACTGCTAAACATCCGGAACGTCACGGATGCCATCCGCTCCGAGATCGCTGTATTTTGGGAAAAGTGCTTCCTCAGCGTGGACCAGCGACAGGCTTTTGTGCCATATTTTAGCG AGGATTTTACTGAAGAGCTGTTGAGTCTGCATGATGCTGAGATCCAGCGCTTGAAGCAGCATTATGAGGATCACAAAGAGCTTTTTGACGGAGTTCACCGATGGGAGGAGAGCTGGAGACTCTTCCAAGAGCTGGAG AAAAAAGCCACAGATCCGACAAGATTCACAAACCGAGGAGGGAACCTTctcaaagaggagaaacagaggtcCGAGCTGCATAAAAGCCTTCCCAAG cttgAAAAGAAACTAAAAGCCCAGATTGATGCGTGGGAAAGTGAACAGGGTCGCGAGTTTCTCGTGAGTGGCCAGAAGTTTCTGCAGTATGTGGAGGAGCAGTGGGAGCTGCACCgaatagagaaagagaaggagaaactAGAAAGG CACCTGAAGAAGAGCAAACAGACTGAGGAGGATATGCTGTACGGAACAGCAGTACGAACCCCAACCAAGCGCAGATTCCTGGGCACCACGACACCAAATAAAACACGAAAG TTTAACGCGACTTCCAGTATTTCTAGTGGCACCTCTAACAGCACCATGCGCTCTGTCTATGGTGGAACTGTCTGTCGCTCACCTGTGCCCCGCCCACCTCTCTCAGCAAACAAG GGTCCAGCATCACGGACGCCAGGAGGCAGTAAGCCCCCCCACCCACGAATACAGAGCTGTAACAAGGAGAACGAGGCCCATTTGAAGGGGTCCCCTCTGAGTGGTGCGTTGCTGACCCCCGTTAGTCCACAGCGTAACTTCAGCATAGCCTCTGTTGCCAGCACATATTCAGAGTTTGTG agGGACTTGGTCAACACTGAATCTGTTCAGTCAAG CGAGACCTGTCCCAGGCCTCTAACACCAAGGTCCAGCACGACGTCTTGA
- the prc1b gene encoding protein regulator of cytokinesis 1b isoform X4, translating into MRKSEVLAAEAVSCLNKALCHLKDIWEEIGIPEDQRLQRTNVVKNHIKSLLDMMIKEEESLKKRLISSIQTCRTEKEKLCLELQLSVFEEEDGISMLQQEKNIRTQMEALVKEKTQRMQQLKALLEQDQDLCDILCSMPYGIAPDSVPSLEQLENFGQHITNQNQEKAKRHAEFMDLKKQIILYMEELDHIPETSFEKDVVCEVEESFCLSRDNITALKLLVCQLEERKAENEAMCETHREKIQQLWDRLQVPQEEREVFNEHMVASKKRNLEALKAEVQRLEELKLLNIRNVTDAIRSEIAVFWEKCFLSVDQRQAFVPYFSEDFTEELLSLHDAEIQRLKQHYEDHKELFDGVHRWEESWRLFQELEKKATDPTRFTNRGGNLLKEEKQRSELHKSLPKLEKKLKAQIDAWESEQGREFLVSGQKFLQYVEEQWELHRIEKEKEKLERHLKKSKQTEEDMLYGTAVRTPTKRRFLGTTTPNKTRKFNATSSISSGTSNSTMRSVYGGTVCRSPVPRPPLSANKGPASRTPGGSKPPHPRIQSCNKENEAHLKGSPLSARPVPGL; encoded by the exons ATGAGAAAGAG CGAGGTGCTTGCAGCAGAGGCTGTGTCGTGCCTGAATAAAGCACTGTGCCATCTGAAGGACATTTGGGAGGAGATCGGTATCCCCGAGGACCAGAGACTACAGAGAACAAATGTCGTCAAGAACCACATTAAG AGCTTATTAGATATGATGATCAAAGAAGAGGAGTCTCTGAAGAAGAGGCTCATAAGCAGCATTCAGACATGCaggacagaaaaggagaaactCTGCCTGGAGCTTCAGCTATCTGTGTTTGAG GAAGAGGATGGTATTAGCATGCTCCAGCAAGAGAAGAACATCCGCACACAGATGGAGGCTCTGGTAAAGGAGAAGACTCAGCGGATGCAGCAGCTGAAGGCTCTGCTGGAGCAGGACCAGGACCTGTGCGACATCCTGTGCTCCATGCCGTACGGCATCGCGCCCGACTCTGTGCCTTCACTGGAGCAACTGGAGAACTTCGGTCAGCACATCACCAACCAGAACCAAGAGAAG gCAAAGCGACATGCTGAGTTCATGGACCTCAAAAAGCAGATAATCCTGTACATGGAGGAGCTGGACCACATCCCTGAGACCAGTTTCGAGAAGGACGTGGTCTGTGAGGTTGAGGAGTCCTTTTGTCTTTCCAGAGACAATATTACAGCTCTCAAACTGCTCGTGTGTCAG CTGGAGGAACGCAAGGCTGAGAACGAGGCGATGTGCGAGACTCACCGAGAAAAGATCCAGCAGCTGTGGGACCGACTGCAGGTTCcccaagaggagagagaggtctTCAACGAACACATGGTCGCATCCAAGAAGAGGAACCTGGAAGCG ttaaaAGCAGAGGTTCAGCGTCTGGAGGAGCTCAAACTGCTAAACATCCGGAACGTCACGGATGCCATCCGCTCCGAGATCGCTGTATTTTGGGAAAAGTGCTTCCTCAGCGTGGACCAGCGACAGGCTTTTGTGCCATATTTTAGCG AGGATTTTACTGAAGAGCTGTTGAGTCTGCATGATGCTGAGATCCAGCGCTTGAAGCAGCATTATGAGGATCACAAAGAGCTTTTTGACGGAGTTCACCGATGGGAGGAGAGCTGGAGACTCTTCCAAGAGCTGGAG AAAAAAGCCACAGATCCGACAAGATTCACAAACCGAGGAGGGAACCTTctcaaagaggagaaacagaggtcCGAGCTGCATAAAAGCCTTCCCAAG cttgAAAAGAAACTAAAAGCCCAGATTGATGCGTGGGAAAGTGAACAGGGTCGCGAGTTTCTCGTGAGTGGCCAGAAGTTTCTGCAGTATGTGGAGGAGCAGTGGGAGCTGCACCgaatagagaaagagaaggagaaactAGAAAGG CACCTGAAGAAGAGCAAACAGACTGAGGAGGATATGCTGTACGGAACAGCAGTACGAACCCCAACCAAGCGCAGATTCCTGGGCACCACGACACCAAATAAAACACGAAAG TTTAACGCGACTTCCAGTATTTCTAGTGGCACCTCTAACAGCACCATGCGCTCTGTCTATGGTGGAACTGTCTGTCGCTCACCTGTGCCCCGCCCACCTCTCTCAGCAAACAAG GGTCCAGCATCACGGACGCCAGGAGGCAGTAAGCCCCCCCACCCACGAATACAGAGCTGTAACAAGGAGAACGAGGCCCATTTGAAGGGGTCCCCTCTGAGTG CGAGACCTGTCCCAGGCCTCTAA
- the ptpmt1 gene encoding phosphatidylglycerophosphatase and protein-tyrosine phosphatase 1 has protein sequence MSGALARLLFYPTLAYNVVMEKVSSRRWFDRVDETVVLGALPFRSMTKQLVETENVRGVITMNENYETKYFCNSAEEWRAAGVEQLRLSTVDLTGVPSLENLHRGVDFALQHHEQGTSVYIHCKAGRSRSATLAAAYLIRLHCWTPEEACQKLASVRPHILVRAAQVEMLRKYYQQVCGQSS, from the exons ATGTCCGGAGCGTTAGCGAGGCTGCTGTTCTACCCGACTTTAGCCTACAATGTTGTCATGGAGAAGGTGTCGTCGAGGCGGTGGTTTGACCGAGTGGACGAGACGGTGGTCCTGGGGGCTCTGCCGTTCAGATCCATGACTAAACAG CTggtagaaacagaaaatgttcgAGGGGTCATCACCATGAATGAGAACTATGAGACTAAATATTTCTGCAACTCAGCCGAG GAGTGGCGGGCTGCAGGGGTTGAGCAGCTGAGGCTGAGCACCGTTGACCTCACTGGCGTCCCCAGCCTGGAGAACCTGCACCGAGGCGTGGACTTTGCCCTGCAGCACCATGAGCAGGGAACCAGCGTGTACATCCACTGTAAGGCGGGACGCTCCCGCAGCGCCACACTGGCTGCTGCTTACCTCATCCGG TTACACTGCTGGACTCCAGAGGAGGCCTGTCAGAAGCTGGCATCTGTTCGACCCCACATCCTGGTGCGTGCTGCTCAGGTGGAGATGCTGAGGAAATACTACCAGCAGGTGTGTGGGCAGTCCAGCTGA